GCAAATCCCACGATTTCCCAAATAACGTTACCCAAAGGGTTCCCGCCGATAAAATGGCTTTTAAATTATCATCTTCTTCCGCATGGCTATTCGGTCGTCGAGTCGAGCAAAAAGCAACAACTTCAGAATGCACTAACGGTTGTTCTTGTAACTTCCAAAAAAATTGAACATCTTTAGGATTCGCACCGGGCCATCCTCCTTCAATAAAGGGAATTCCTAAACTATCTAATTGACGCGCAATTCGCAATTTATCATCCAAAGATAAGGATAATCCTTCTCGTTGTGCGCCGTCTCTTAAGGTTGTATCGTAGATCCAAAGCGGTTGAGTCATGGCTTGTAAATTTAACAGTTAACAATAATTTTGATCACCCGCAAATCAAGATGAGATCGATGAATGATCGAGATGCAGATGTCAGCATTCCATCACATTGTTATTGTGGCGTTCTGCTCTCTAACTGCTACATTATTATAAATCTGTTAGCTATATTTTCCTTTTTAACTCTTATTTTACTTTTAAAAGTCTAGTTTTGATCTTGAAAAAAAGTAACAATTCAGTTAAGAATCATTGCATAACTTTTATTAAGGGAAAAATGGTACAAATTCAAGCTCAAGGAAAAACCATCACTTGCGAACCGGGTGCGAATCTGCGGAAAGTCTTATTAGAGAATGGCGTTGATCTCTACAATGGTCAAGCTTCCCTGATAAACTGTCATGGATTTGGTACCTGTGGGACGTGTTGCGTCGAAATTGAAGGGGAAGTCTCTGAACCCCAAGGGAAAGAGAAAATTCGTCTTTCTCTTCCTCCCCATTCCTCCAAGAACCAGCGCCGTTTAGCGTGTCAGGTTAAAGTTTTGGGGGATATCAAAGTTAAGAAATATGACGGGTTCTGGGGTCAGGGTTCGCAAACCACCTGGACTCCATAATTAAAAAAATAAAAATGGGGTTTCTTGATTATTCCAGAAACCCCATATAACTTTTCATAATCTATTACCCGAAAAAAGTAATTGAATAAAAAAATTGACCCCAAAATCTGTCTAAGGATGACTGGGAAATTTAGCCCCCATCTGCGGA
This is a stretch of genomic DNA from Planktothrix tepida PCC 9214. It encodes these proteins:
- a CDS encoding 2Fe-2S iron-sulfur cluster-binding protein, whose amino-acid sequence is MVQIQAQGKTITCEPGANLRKVLLENGVDLYNGQASLINCHGFGTCGTCCVEIEGEVSEPQGKEKIRLSLPPHSSKNQRRLACQVKVLGDIKVKKYDGFWGQGSQTTWTP